A single window of Streptomyces sp. NBC_00464 DNA harbors:
- a CDS encoding radical SAM protein: protein MRLAEIIELRPVPAAGLLATLTRRCPLSCAHCSTSSGPRGEDVPAEALRRFVGGFTPEDRPEVLMLTGGEPLLRPALVGELAGLAASAGTRTSVLSGMFFAADGRIPARIMRALRHVAHFSASIDVFHEREVPRAASFRAVRRIMESGIDVSFHVVGNAADDPYLADITASIRAEFRDRAAVLVNHVRPVGRAAAWAAAREVPPDGAGASPAPCAMAAWPVVAFDGTVTACCNQRVVDARPMPEHLRLGHIAADDWARIRRRCQESPVLRTIRTAGVGSCADCRGLAGRPAALEAAERAGSSPAAGAMDALGARLQRDAGAAALLGRYGNERYAPLVLLGGRGDGEAPA, encoded by the coding sequence ATGCGACTGGCGGAGATCATCGAACTGCGACCGGTTCCGGCTGCCGGGCTGCTCGCCACGCTCACCAGGCGCTGCCCTCTGAGCTGCGCCCACTGCTCGACTTCGTCCGGGCCACGGGGCGAGGACGTCCCGGCCGAGGCGCTGCGCCGCTTCGTCGGCGGCTTCACCCCCGAAGACCGTCCGGAAGTGCTCATGCTCACGGGCGGCGAGCCGCTGCTGCGCCCGGCGCTCGTGGGCGAGCTGGCGGGGCTCGCCGCGTCGGCCGGAACGCGGACGTCGGTGCTGAGCGGAATGTTCTTCGCGGCCGACGGGCGGATACCGGCCCGCATCATGCGCGCACTTCGGCACGTCGCCCACTTCTCGGCGAGCATCGACGTATTCCACGAACGCGAAGTGCCGCGCGCGGCGTCCTTCCGTGCGGTCCGCCGCATCATGGAAAGCGGAATCGACGTAAGTTTTCACGTGGTGGGCAATGCGGCGGACGATCCCTATCTCGCGGACATCACCGCGTCGATACGGGCCGAGTTCCGGGACCGGGCGGCCGTACTGGTGAATCACGTCCGGCCGGTGGGGCGGGCGGCGGCATGGGCGGCCGCCCGGGAGGTCCCGCCCGACGGCGCCGGGGCGTCGCCGGCCCCCTGCGCGATGGCGGCCTGGCCGGTGGTGGCCTTCGACGGTACGGTCACGGCCTGCTGCAACCAGCGCGTGGTGGACGCCCGCCCCATGCCGGAACACCTTCGCCTGGGGCACATCGCCGCGGACGACTGGGCTCGGATCCGGCGCCGGTGCCAGGAGTCACCCGTGCTGCGCACCATCCGTACCGCCGGCGTCGGTTCCTGCGCGGACTGCCGCGGCCTGGCCGGGCGGCCCGCGGCCCTGGAAGCCGCCGAACGGGCCGGGTCCAGCCCGGCGGCCGGCGCCATGGACGCCCTCGGCGCCCGGCTCCAGCGCGACGCGGGGGCCGCGGCGCTGCTCGGACGGTACGGAAACGAGCGGTACGCGCCGCTCGTCCTGCTCGGCGGTCGCGGGGACGGGGAGGCGCCCGCATGA
- a CDS encoding iron-containing redox enzyme family protein, whose protein sequence is MSPSAVAGLRLELSLVQPVLRAAAARMWRSDAGLPGRYRHYLCAMHQVIRASVPLMERAAARCEALPRDPVAPPLARYLRAHAEQERGHDDWLLTDAAAAGTVPGALTGTTPPAHVAALVGAQYYWIEHSHPVALLGYIAVLEGNAPAPGLAGRLARETGLPPAAFETVRLHADLDDGHSAGLDRLIGRLPLDRAQRSLVAVSALHTVAALAELFDRIATAPHASESAHD, encoded by the coding sequence ATGAGCCCGTCGGCCGTCGCGGGCCTGCGCCTCGAACTGTCCCTCGTGCAGCCCGTACTACGGGCCGCGGCCGCCCGCATGTGGCGCTCCGACGCAGGGCTCCCCGGCCGGTACCGGCACTACCTGTGCGCCATGCACCAGGTGATCCGCGCCTCCGTCCCGCTGATGGAGCGGGCCGCCGCACGATGCGAGGCGCTCCCGCGCGACCCGGTGGCACCGCCCCTCGCCCGGTACCTGCGGGCGCACGCCGAACAGGAACGGGGCCACGACGACTGGCTGCTCACCGACGCCGCGGCCGCCGGGACGGTGCCGGGCGCACTGACCGGCACCACCCCGCCGGCCCACGTCGCCGCTCTGGTGGGCGCGCAGTACTACTGGATCGAGCACAGCCACCCCGTAGCCCTGCTCGGCTATATCGCGGTGCTGGAGGGCAACGCACCGGCGCCGGGCCTGGCCGGCCGGCTGGCCAGGGAGACCGGGCTGCCGCCGGCCGCGTTCGAGACCGTACGCCTGCACGCAGACCTGGACGACGGGCACAGCGCCGGCCTGGACCGACTCATCGGCCGGCTGCCCCTGGACCGTGCGCAGCGCTCGCTGGTCGCGGTCAGCGCGCTGCACACGGTCGCCGCCCTCGCCGAGCTGTTCGACCGCATCGCCACGGCACCCCACGCATCGGAGAGCGCCCATGACTGA
- a CDS encoding aroma-sacti cluster domain-containing protein gives MTDHAHDRDRLRTLEDAGFPLHSLSPEQREVLQELSAEELTLLLGLKERLDAAEPEVQAHSEIAGGALF, from the coding sequence ATGACTGACCACGCGCACGATCGAGACCGCCTCCGCACGCTGGAGGACGCCGGGTTCCCGCTGCACAGCCTCTCCCCCGAGCAGCGCGAGGTGCTCCAGGAGCTCAGCGCGGAGGAACTGACCCTGCTGCTGGGGCTGAAGGAGCGGCTGGACGCGGCCGAGCCGGAAGTGCAGGCGCACAGCGAGATCGCCGGCGGAGCGCTGTTCTGA